In one window of Clarias gariepinus isolate MV-2021 ecotype Netherlands chromosome 10, CGAR_prim_01v2, whole genome shotgun sequence DNA:
- the sfxn5b gene encoding sideroflexin-5b: MIEAAVNPAFQLGQPRYDQSSFLGRFRHFVDIIDPRTLFVSEAQLKQCVALLDDFKHGTLPPGTTDQQLWEAQKVKQAIIHPDTGQKIFMPFRMSGYVPFGTPIVVGLLLPNQTLASTVFWQWLNQSHNACVNYANRNATKPTPTSRFIQGYLGAVTSAVSIAVGLNVLIEKSRKFNPATRLIIQRFIPFPAVASANVCNVALMRHTELSEGIDVLDSNGNVVGSSRIAAKHALMETAFTRVVLPLPIFVLPPIIMAFVEKLPLMQSHRRLMLPIHSLVCLAVFGLSLPLAISLFPQMSQIEASHLEPEIAMATDCKVLTYNKGL; encoded by the exons ATGATCGAGGCTGCAGTTAATCCCGCGTTTCAGCTCGGACAGCCGCGCTATGATCAG AGCTCCTTCCTTGGCAGGTTCAGACACTTTGTAGACATCATCGACCCCAGAACTCTATTTGTATCAGAG GCTCAGTTGAAGCAATGTGTTGCTCTCCTGGATGATTTTAAACATGGGACTCTTCCTCCTGGAACAACAGATCAACAG CTCTGGGAGGCTCAGAAGGTGAAGCAG GCTATTATTCACCCTGACACAGGACAGAAGATCTTTATGCCATTTCGTATGTCAG gTTATGTTCCATTTGGGACGCCTATA GTTGTTGGCCTTCTTCTTCCAAACCAGACATTGGCATCCACTGTGTTCTGGCAG TGGTTAAACCAGAGCCATAACGCTTGTGTAAACTACGCCAACCGTAACGCCACCAAG CCCACGCCGACATCAAGGTTTATTCAGGGCTACCTGGGAGCTGTGACGAGTGCCGTCTCAATTGCG GTCGGTTTGAATGTGCTTATAGAGAAATCCAGGAAATTTAACCCAGCCACCAGACTCATCATACAAAGATTCATTCCTTTCCCTGCTGTAG CTAGTGCGAATGTGTGCAACGTGGCTCTCATGAGACACACCGAACTCTCCGAGGGAATCGATGTGCTAGACTCTAATGGGAATGTGGTGGGCTCTTCACGGATAGCAGCCAAACAT GCACTGATGGAGACAGCGTTTACACGGGTGGTCCTGCCACTGCCTATATTTGTTCTCCCTCCTATCATCATGGCCTTTGTGGAGAA GCTGCCGCTGATGCAGAGCCACCGCCGGCTCATGCTGCCCATCCACAGCTTAGTGTGCCTGGCCGTGTTCGGGCTCTCTCTGCCTCTCGCCATCAGCCTCTTCCCACAGATGTCTCAA ATTGAGGCTTCTCACCTTGAGCCGGAAATTGCCATGGCAACCGATTGCAAGGTGCTGACCTATAACAAGGGACTGTga